Proteins encoded in a region of the Zea mays cultivar B73 chromosome 4, Zm-B73-REFERENCE-NAM-5.0, whole genome shotgun sequence genome:
- the LOC103654627 gene encoding protein NODULATION SIGNALING PATHWAY 2, with protein METISYPCSPLIFFPTHEESSHSLWSPQLNLHENATIPADPSPDAREDREFFDTIAIGSSDSHDQYAFEADVFTHCDERFLCQESANLAALQDELMEENSLSDLLLTVADAVEAGDSSLALAVLSKLNGLLASTCDNAPSSSFGRLACHFALGLQSRIPGACSPCYLPDPVPAGIMSAHQMIQELSPYVKFAHFTANQAILDATTGDMDIHVIDFNLGEGVQWPSLMSDLARLGGKALHLTAIITDAVYNDDDDDDNTHQTAARRLSEFAESLNLPFRYNSLRVRHAEDLDDFSRNCEGPVVVSCDTTNLCYRSGSRLQMLLLVCARKLQPKSVVVIEDELVRIGKEACLSQASFVEFFFEALHHFTTVFESLSSCFSSSSSRACLRLVEKGMVGPRIQDFVGMYGSVTLEAAAAPKALEGFVSCELSACNIAQATMLVGLFSRSFGVAHEKGRLQLCWKSRPLISVSAWTPV; from the coding sequence atggagaccatttcatatCCTTGTTCTCCTCTCATCTTCTTTCCTACACATGAAGAGAGTAGCCATTCACTATGGTCCCCTCAACTCAACCTCCATGAGAATGCCACCATACCTGCTGATCCTTCTCCTGATGCAAGAGAAGATCGTGAGTTCTTCGACACCATTGCTATTGGTTCTAGTGATTCCCACGACCAATATGCCTTTGAGGCTGATGTGTTCACCCATTGTGATGAGAGGTTTCTGTGCCAAGAGAGTGCTAACCTGGCGGCTCTCCAAGATGAGCTCATGGAGGAGAACAGCTTGAGTGATCTCCTTCTCACTGTTGCAGATGCGGTTGAGGCTGGAGATTCAAGCCTTGCCTTGGCAGTGCTTTCAAAACTCAATGGGCTCCTGGCTAGCACCTGTGATAATGCTCCATCCAGCTCTTTCGGCCGCCTGGCCTGCCACTTTGCCCTAGGCCTCCAATCCCGGATACCTGGTGCATGCTCTCCGTGCTATCTGCCGGATCCGGTGCCGGCCGGTATCATGTCGGCGCACCAGATGATCCAGGAGCTGTCGCCATACGTCAAGTTCGCACACTTCACAGCCAATCAAGCCATACTAGATGCCACCACAGGCGACATGGATATTCATGTCATCGACTTCAACCTCGGTGAGGGCGTACAGTGGCCATCCCTCATGTCAGACCTTGCTCGCCTTGGAGGCAAGGCACTACACCTTACAGCAATCATAACAGATGCTGTTTacaacgatgacgacgacgacgacaacacTCATCAGACAGCTGCACGGCGGCTTTCGGAGTTTGCCGAGTCCTTGAACCTTCCCTTCCGGTACAACTCTCTCCGTGTACGCCATGCGGAGGACCTCGACGACTTCTCCAGGAACTGTGAAGGGCCAGTGGTCGTCTCATGTGACACAACGAACCTGTGTTACAGGTCGGGTAGCAGGCTACAGATGCTGCTACTTGTCTGTGCGAGGAAGCTACAACCCAAGTCAGTGGTGGTCATAGAAGATGAGCTGGTCAGGATTGGGAAAGAGGCCTGTCTGTCCCAGGCCTCCTTTGTGGAGTTCTTCTTCGAGGCATTGCACCATTTCACCACGGTGTTCGAGTCCCTGTCGAGCTGTttcagcagtagtagcagcagggCGTGCCTGAGGCTTGTGGAGAAGGGTATGGTAGGGCCAAGGATACAGGACTTCGTGGGGATGTACGGGTCTGTGACGCTGGAGGCCGCTGCTGCTCCGAAGGCTTTGGAAGGGTTTGTGTCTTGTGAGCTGAGTGCTTGCAATATCGCTCAGGCTACGATGCTGGTTGGGTTGTTCAGCAGGAGCTTTGGGGTCGCGCATGAGAAAGGCAGGCTTCAGTTGTGCTGGAAGTCCAGACCTTTGATCTCTGTGTCTGCTTGGACTCCTGTATGA